One genomic region from Sphingobacterium multivorum encodes:
- a CDS encoding endonuclease/exonuclease/phosphatase family protein, which translates to MKKSLFLVIALCLSFLSYGQEFIAASYNIRQRNTVDVDNMWNDRKVPLTNLIKYHGFDIFGIQEGFFDQVQDLKKLLPGFDYVGVGRDDGAQEGEHSAIYYNTNRFKAIKSGTFWLSATDTEHPNKGWDAALPRICTWGIFEDKANKKRFIFMNTHFDHIGRTARTESAKLILTKAKEFAKDLPLILTGDFNVDEQDEAYFTLANSKVVTDVHELAPFKYEPNSSFNGWGKSIRPTGRIDHIFITKPFQVKKYGILTDTYMNKFPSDHFPVATTLSWK; encoded by the coding sequence ATGAAAAAAAGTCTTTTTCTCGTTATAGCACTGTGTTTATCCTTCCTATCGTATGGGCAGGAATTTATTGCAGCCAGTTATAATATCCGCCAAAGAAATACCGTCGATGTCGATAACATGTGGAACGACCGGAAAGTCCCGCTTACCAATCTGATCAAATACCATGGTTTTGATATCTTTGGTATCCAAGAAGGTTTTTTTGATCAGGTTCAAGATCTCAAAAAGCTCCTTCCTGGATTTGATTACGTGGGTGTAGGTCGCGACGATGGTGCACAAGAGGGCGAGCACTCGGCAATTTATTACAATACAAATCGCTTTAAAGCGATAAAGAGTGGAACTTTCTGGCTTTCAGCCACAGATACCGAACACCCGAATAAAGGCTGGGATGCAGCACTACCGCGAATCTGTACCTGGGGTATTTTTGAAGACAAGGCCAATAAAAAACGCTTCATCTTCATGAACACGCATTTTGATCATATCGGCCGTACTGCGCGTACCGAGAGTGCCAAATTGATTCTGACAAAAGCAAAAGAGTTTGCCAAAGATCTACCGCTCATTTTAACCGGAGACTTCAATGTGGATGAACAAGATGAGGCTTATTTTACACTTGCCAATAGCAAAGTAGTTACCGACGTACATGAATTGGCTCCTTTCAAATATGAACCGAATTCTTCCTTCAACGGATGGGGCAAAAGCATCAGACCAACAGGCCGCATAGACCATATCTTTATCACCAAACCTTTCCAGGTAAAAAAATATGGTATCCTGACCGACACCTACATGAATAAATTTCCGTCGGATCACTTTCCAGTAGCAACGACACTCTCCTGGAAATAA
- a CDS encoding DUF4197 domain-containing protein — protein sequence MKFPLLYCTLFVSGLLYSNASEAQIFKKISETLAKANQGQTDSTKTTSTSKTTTSNTTAIASKSNTLASLSNKDASLGIKQALSNGLNLSIESLAKKDGFLGDAAVKILMPAEAQKVEKTLRAVGMGKLCDQFIQSMNRAAEGAVKEAAPVFVNALSKMTITDATNILLGSKEDAATTFFKTNTSTELTNKFSPVIKSAMGTNNVDQYWTQLTTAYNNLPLGNKVETNLTAYVTQKAIDGLFIKVADQESKIRHNIGGSRNTNILQKVFGYADEKK from the coding sequence ATGAAATTTCCACTATTATATTGTACACTATTTGTCTCCGGATTACTTTATTCCAATGCAAGCGAAGCACAGATTTTTAAGAAAATCAGTGAGACATTGGCAAAAGCAAATCAGGGCCAGACCGACAGTACTAAAACGACGTCGACATCAAAGACGACAACATCAAATACGACTGCAATAGCATCAAAATCGAATACCTTGGCATCTTTGTCCAATAAGGATGCATCGTTGGGAATCAAACAGGCTTTAAGCAACGGCTTAAATCTGAGTATCGAATCTCTAGCCAAGAAGGATGGTTTTTTGGGTGATGCGGCAGTAAAGATTTTGATGCCTGCTGAAGCACAAAAAGTAGAAAAAACACTTCGTGCTGTTGGGATGGGAAAATTGTGCGATCAGTTTATACAGAGCATGAACAGAGCAGCAGAGGGAGCCGTTAAAGAGGCTGCCCCAGTATTTGTAAACGCACTTTCGAAGATGACGATAACCGATGCAACCAATATTCTTTTAGGTAGTAAAGAAGACGCCGCCACAACGTTTTTTAAAACAAATACATCGACCGAATTAACAAACAAGTTTAGTCCTGTTATCAAATCTGCCATGGGTACAAACAATGTGGACCAGTACTGGACCCAATTGACAACAGCTTACAACAACCTTCCTTTAGGCAATAAAGTGGAGACAAATCTTACTGCATACGTTACGCAGAAAGCAATAGATGGTCTATTTATCAAAGTTGCCGACCAGGAATCAAAAATTAGACACAACATAGGCGGCAGTAGAAATACCAATATCCTGCAGAAGGTATTTGGTTACGCAGACGAAAAGAAATAG
- a CDS encoding HD domain-containing protein translates to MNNIIERTVAFVQDRLKFAEAGHDWSHIQRVWNNTKLILEDEEADVMVCELAALLHDIADSKFHDGDETIGPRVAGEFLASLEISPEIIDHVKKIIFNMSFKASLGEVSFHSKEMEIVQDADRLDAIGAIGIARAFSFGGNKGREMYNPNIPVQEYKDKEAYKHSEAPTINHFYEKLLLLKNKMNTEAAKKIAAHRHDYMLNFLDEFMAEWNGKK, encoded by the coding sequence ATGAATAACATTATTGAGCGCACAGTAGCATTTGTGCAAGATCGATTGAAATTTGCAGAAGCAGGCCACGATTGGTCGCATATTCAACGCGTATGGAACAATACGAAGTTAATTTTAGAAGATGAAGAAGCGGATGTTATGGTCTGCGAATTGGCGGCACTATTACATGACATCGCTGACAGTAAATTCCACGATGGCGATGAAACAATAGGCCCTCGTGTTGCCGGAGAGTTTTTGGCAAGTCTAGAAATTTCGCCTGAGATCATTGACCATGTCAAGAAAATCATCTTCAATATGTCTTTCAAAGCAAGTTTGGGCGAAGTGTCATTCCATTCAAAAGAGATGGAAATCGTCCAAGATGCTGATCGTTTGGATGCTATCGGTGCAATAGGTATTGCCCGTGCGTTTAGCTTTGGTGGTAATAAAGGCCGTGAGATGTATAATCCGAACATTCCTGTTCAAGAATATAAGGATAAGGAAGCGTACAAACATTCGGAAGCTCCTACTATCAATCACTTCTACGAAAAGCTATTATTGTTAAAGAATAAGATGAATACAGAGGCTGCAAAAAAAATAGCAGCACATCGTCATGACTATATGCTCAACTTTCTGGATGAGTTCATGGCTGAATGGAATGGTAAAAAATAA
- a CDS encoding nitroreductase family protein encodes MKNDVLKAIHYRRSVFQASFTEEEVSKEDILSILEAANAAPTHKRTQPWRFIIFRKEGLERLGTELSRIYKSVTPAEKYTEATEITMGKKATQSNVAIAIVVNYTGEVPEWEELACTAAAVENMWLAAHSLNIGGYWATPGLINHLGGFLNLEENQKCIGLFYLGHHQSEAREPIRTPIADKIRWEE; translated from the coding sequence ATGAAAAACGACGTATTAAAGGCAATACACTACAGAAGATCAGTATTTCAAGCATCCTTTACTGAAGAAGAAGTCAGTAAAGAAGATATCTTGAGTATCTTGGAAGCGGCTAATGCTGCTCCAACACATAAAAGGACACAACCTTGGCGTTTTATCATCTTCCGCAAAGAGGGATTGGAACGTTTGGGCACGGAGTTATCACGTATTTACAAATCGGTAACACCAGCAGAGAAATACACTGAAGCAACAGAAATAACAATGGGCAAAAAAGCAACACAGTCAAACGTTGCGATCGCTATTGTTGTCAATTATACAGGCGAAGTTCCCGAATGGGAAGAATTGGCCTGTACTGCTGCAGCAGTTGAAAACATGTGGTTAGCTGCACACTCGCTAAACATTGGTGGATACTGGGCGACTCCCGGTTTAATCAATCATTTGGGTGGTTTCTTAAATCTCGAAGAAAATCAAAAATGTATTGGTCTATTCTACTTAGGACACCATCAATCTGAGGCGCGCGAACCTATCCGCACACCAATTGCAGATAAAATTCGTTGGGAAGAATAA
- the pepT gene encoding peptidase T: MSTFEINNISDFSVSERFQRYVQIDTQSDANSPTCPSTEKQKNLGKLLVTELLALGISDAAMDENGYIYATIPSNTTKQVPVICFCSHMDTSPDSSGKDVKPLVHANYQGQDLVLPDDNSIIIKYAEHPDLANQIGHDIITASGTTLLGADDKAGVAEIMDAARLLMKHPEIKHGDIKILFTPDEEIGRGVDKADLKRLAADFAYTMDGERAGTIEDETFSADGATLTIHGVSVHPGFAKGKMQSAIKIASAVIDALPKNRLSPESTSKKDGFVHPVHISGSVEKAEIQFIVRDHVTANLKKHEDELEGIAKSIVEQYPNCTYTFVVKEQYRNMKEVLDQHPEIMEIGMEAINRAGMVAERRSIRGGTDGSRLSFMGLPCPNIFAGGHAFHGKQEWVAVQDMEKAVKTILHVVSLWEEKA, encoded by the coding sequence ATGAGCACATTTGAGATCAACAACATAAGTGATTTTTCGGTATCCGAAAGATTTCAACGTTATGTACAGATTGACACACAATCTGATGCAAATTCACCAACATGTCCTTCTACAGAAAAGCAAAAGAACCTAGGAAAGTTACTTGTAACGGAGTTGCTGGCATTGGGTATTTCAGACGCGGCAATGGATGAAAATGGATATATTTACGCAACTATTCCTTCTAATACCACAAAGCAAGTTCCCGTTATCTGTTTCTGTTCTCATATGGATACATCTCCGGACTCCTCTGGAAAAGATGTAAAACCACTGGTTCATGCTAACTATCAGGGCCAGGATCTTGTGCTTCCTGACGACAATAGTATTATCATCAAATATGCCGAACATCCCGATCTAGCCAATCAAATTGGCCATGATATCATTACAGCGAGTGGCACTACTTTACTCGGTGCAGATGACAAAGCAGGTGTGGCCGAAATCATGGATGCTGCCCGTTTATTAATGAAACATCCTGAAATCAAACATGGTGACATCAAAATTCTTTTCACACCGGATGAAGAAATTGGTAGAGGTGTTGATAAAGCAGATTTAAAACGTTTAGCAGCAGATTTCGCTTATACCATGGATGGTGAAAGAGCCGGAACCATCGAAGATGAGACATTTTCAGCAGATGGAGCTACATTGACTATTCATGGCGTGTCTGTGCATCCGGGTTTTGCTAAAGGAAAGATGCAAAGTGCCATCAAAATCGCCAGTGCAGTAATTGATGCGCTACCGAAAAATCGACTTTCACCTGAAAGCACCAGCAAAAAAGACGGTTTCGTACATCCTGTTCATATCAGTGGATCTGTGGAAAAAGCAGAAATTCAATTTATCGTACGTGATCACGTTACGGCCAATCTCAAGAAACATGAAGATGAACTGGAAGGTATTGCAAAATCAATCGTGGAGCAATATCCAAACTGTACTTATACTTTTGTTGTAAAAGAACAATACCGTAATATGAAAGAAGTGCTGGATCAGCATCCTGAAATTATGGAAATCGGTATGGAAGCCATCAACCGAGCAGGAATGGTGGCTGAAAGAAGAAGTATCCGTGGTGGAACAGATGGCTCCCGTCTTTCGTTTATGGGGCTACCTTGTCCAAATATTTTTGCCGGAGGACATGCTTTCCATGGAAAGCAAGAGTGGGTAGCTGTACAAGATATGGAAAAAGCCGTCAAAACAATTTTGCATGTTGTATCTTTATGGGAAGAAAAAGCATAA
- a CDS encoding glycerophosphodiester phosphodiesterase, producing the protein MKKHIFSCLTLAMVISSSALFAQTKAIAHRGVWKNSHLPQNSIASLTAAHELKLFGSEFDVHLTKDNILVVNHDNDFYGIDIATATYKELLEKKHPNGESIPTLEEYINAGKKLKGLRLILELKINKLGVERTLEATTKTVEMVKSLKAEKITDYISFSFEACQKIHELAPKANIQYLTGDKSPSDVKAAGINGVDYHFSVFKKNATWLKDAHQLGMKVNAWTVNTEEEMTNLIDQKIDFITTDEPELLLRILKK; encoded by the coding sequence ATGAAAAAACATATTTTTAGCTGTCTGACACTCGCTATGGTAATCTCATCCTCCGCATTATTCGCGCAAACGAAAGCCATTGCACATCGTGGCGTATGGAAAAACAGCCACCTTCCGCAAAATTCCATTGCTTCCTTAACAGCGGCCCACGAACTCAAGCTCTTCGGGTCTGAATTTGATGTACATCTGACCAAAGACAATATTCTTGTAGTCAACCATGACAATGATTTCTATGGCATTGATATCGCAACGGCAACCTACAAAGAGCTCTTAGAAAAGAAACATCCTAACGGTGAATCCATTCCCACGTTGGAAGAATATATTAATGCTGGAAAAAAATTGAAAGGCTTGCGTCTTATCCTTGAATTGAAGATTAATAAACTCGGTGTCGAGCGTACACTTGAAGCGACCACAAAAACGGTTGAAATGGTCAAAAGCTTAAAAGCTGAGAAAATTACGGATTACATTTCCTTCAGCTTTGAAGCTTGTCAAAAGATCCACGAATTGGCTCCTAAGGCTAATATCCAATATCTTACAGGAGATAAATCTCCTTCAGATGTAAAAGCTGCTGGGATTAATGGGGTGGATTATCACTTTTCCGTCTTTAAAAAGAATGCGACATGGCTGAAAGATGCGCATCAACTTGGTATGAAAGTGAATGCATGGACCGTAAACACAGAAGAAGAAATGACAAATCTAATCGATCAGAAAATTGATTTTATTACCACTGATGAACCTGAGTTGTTGCTCCGCATATTAAAGAAATAA
- a CDS encoding MFS transporter, whose protein sequence is MNKGIIALAFGGLAIGMTEFTMMGILPDIAKDLHIEIPTAAHLIALYALGVVVGAPTLVLFTGKYPPKKVLLFLMLLFFIFNGLFSIAPGQFLISLSRFMAGLPHGAFFGVGSVVAARLAPKGKEAQAISIMFTGMTIANLAGVPLGTYLGHHYSWRLTYGIISILGLITFAAIYAWMPKIEAAKGNNIFSQLNFFNKKIAWLLMAIIAIGTGGLFAWISYIAPLVTNVSGIAADRVPLIMILIGVGMFFGNLIGGKLADTISPTKAAIASFSAMALCLVMVYFISPLGWTAYPLAFITGLVSFTIGSPTQLMLIRASKEAATLAAAGGQAAFNLGNTLGAFLGGIPITWGLAYNTPSLVGVGMASIGALLTLLYLKVYDSKSQ, encoded by the coding sequence ATGAACAAAGGAATTATCGCTTTGGCATTTGGCGGACTTGCCATCGGAATGACCGAATTCACGATGATGGGCATCCTGCCTGACATTGCCAAAGATCTTCATATCGAAATCCCTACCGCTGCTCACCTGATTGCACTCTACGCACTGGGTGTCGTTGTAGGTGCCCCAACATTAGTGCTATTTACAGGAAAATATCCTCCGAAGAAGGTATTACTCTTTTTAATGCTGCTCTTTTTTATCTTCAATGGCCTTTTCAGTATTGCACCGGGGCAGTTTTTGATTAGTCTCTCCCGTTTTATGGCCGGACTTCCGCACGGCGCATTTTTTGGTGTTGGCTCTGTTGTTGCTGCCCGGTTGGCTCCGAAAGGAAAAGAAGCACAGGCTATATCCATTATGTTTACCGGAATGACTATTGCCAATTTGGCTGGAGTACCACTCGGCACCTATTTAGGCCATCATTATTCATGGCGTTTAACGTATGGTATTATCAGTATATTGGGATTAATCACTTTTGCAGCAATTTATGCATGGATGCCAAAAATTGAGGCCGCCAAAGGAAATAATATCTTTAGTCAGTTAAACTTCTTCAACAAAAAAATCGCCTGGCTCTTAATGGCTATTATCGCCATTGGTACCGGTGGACTTTTCGCCTGGATCAGCTACATCGCGCCTTTGGTGACCAATGTGTCGGGCATCGCTGCTGATCGTGTCCCCTTGATTATGATCCTGATCGGTGTTGGTATGTTTTTCGGAAATCTTATCGGCGGAAAACTGGCGGATACAATCTCCCCAACCAAAGCGGCAATCGCGAGTTTCTCCGCTATGGCACTATGCCTTGTGATGGTTTACTTTATATCACCACTGGGCTGGACAGCCTATCCTTTAGCCTTTATTACCGGACTGGTGTCCTTCACTATTGGTTCGCCGACACAACTGATGTTGATCCGCGCCTCAAAAGAAGCAGCAACATTGGCCGCAGCAGGTGGCCAGGCAGCCTTTAACCTCGGGAATACCTTAGGTGCATTTTTAGGTGGAATCCCAATAACCTGGGGTTTAGCTTATAATACACCTTCCCTCGTTGGTGTGGGTATGGCGAGCATTGGAGCACTCCTAACTTTGCTGTATTTGAAAGTCTACGACAGTAAAAGTCAATAA
- a CDS encoding acyltransferase, whose amino-acid sequence MARTSYISVLRIVAIFLVILIHSSSGYLNSNEFESFDWSYANWLNSFSRFAVPLFVVISGALLLQKDESTGQFYRKRLLKIVPPFLFWSIVYLLYYFVRYIDFDYIGFPQVINIVLIRLKSGTNAHLWYLYMILGLYLAVPFIRKIVGNCSKRELEIFLGLWFAALFFTNKWFNSYLPNFDLTFFSGYAGYLVLGHYLRNYPIPMVKLSSFTFFLICCLITASGTYYLSSSRGEFDPTLYNYLSPNIALSAGFLFVFVQRLKLPENLNAFWEFIDIHSFGIYLCHILLLNYIHPLLPLSTLWKIPAATVLTLLASALLTYLLRKVPYGKYVSG is encoded by the coding sequence ATGGCGCGAACCAGTTATATCAGTGTACTACGTATTGTTGCGATATTCCTCGTTATCTTGATTCATTCCTCTTCGGGCTACTTAAACAGCAATGAATTTGAATCATTCGACTGGAGTTATGCCAATTGGCTCAATAGCTTCTCGCGCTTTGCGGTACCCCTGTTTGTCGTTATTTCAGGTGCCCTCCTGTTACAGAAAGACGAAAGTACGGGACAATTTTATCGGAAACGTTTATTGAAAATTGTCCCGCCCTTTCTTTTTTGGAGCATCGTCTATCTTCTCTATTATTTTGTCCGTTATATTGATTTTGACTATATCGGTTTTCCACAAGTTATTAACATTGTGTTAATTCGCTTAAAGTCAGGAACGAATGCGCACCTTTGGTACCTATACATGATACTTGGGCTCTACCTTGCAGTTCCTTTCATACGCAAAATTGTGGGCAACTGCAGTAAGAGAGAGCTTGAGATCTTTTTGGGATTGTGGTTTGCAGCGTTATTTTTTACGAATAAATGGTTCAATAGTTACCTACCTAATTTTGACCTGACCTTTTTCTCGGGTTATGCGGGCTATTTGGTCTTGGGCCATTACCTACGTAATTACCCTATCCCAATGGTAAAATTGTCAAGTTTTACATTTTTTCTGATCTGCTGTTTAATTACAGCATCGGGGACATATTATCTAAGTAGCTCCCGTGGGGAATTTGATCCGACACTTTACAACTATCTTTCGCCCAACATCGCATTGAGTGCAGGCTTTTTATTCGTCTTCGTTCAACGTCTTAAACTCCCAGAAAACCTCAACGCCTTCTGGGAATTTATCGACATCCACAGCTTTGGCATTTACCTTTGCCATATTTTGCTGCTCAATTATATTCATCCTTTGCTTCCTTTATCCACTTTGTGGAAAATCCCGGCAGCAACGGTGCTCACGTTGTTGGCTAGTGCCCTACTGACCTATTTATTACGAAAAGTTCCGTACGGTAAATACGTTAGTGGCTAA
- a CDS encoding THUMP domain-containing class I SAM-dependent RNA methyltransferase — protein MEVFNTPNKVIITCNKRLSPYLQQEVKELGFDIVRAFPTGVELKVSINDTIKLNLNLRTASQILYSLKEFTANNPTELYEELSKIAWEELIQFDGYFSVSSNVDNETISTPLFANVKVKDAIVDRIKEKKGMRPNSGPDNNKAVVHLYWKDDRAEIFLDTSGETLAKHGYRKIPGKAPMLEALAASTIIASKWDGNSPFVNPMCGSGTLAIEAALIATNRKPGLLRMNYSFMHFIGYDETVFFQERRLLKDQINKKAAPQIIASDISEEAINVSKMNARTAGVEQLISFEVCDFAETHVPKEGGVILFNPEYGERLGTHSKLEITYKRMGDFMKQECKGYRGYIFTGNPDLAKKIGLRASRRIEFYNGKLDCRLLEYELYEGTREKTKVLYE, from the coding sequence ATGGAAGTTTTCAACACCCCCAATAAAGTTATTATAACGTGCAATAAGCGCTTATCACCTTATTTGCAACAGGAAGTTAAAGAGTTAGGTTTTGACATTGTCAGGGCATTTCCGACAGGAGTAGAATTAAAGGTCAGTATAAACGATACGATCAAGCTTAATCTGAACCTACGCACAGCCTCTCAGATTTTGTATTCGTTGAAGGAGTTTACAGCCAACAATCCGACGGAGCTCTATGAGGAATTGAGTAAAATTGCCTGGGAAGAACTCATTCAATTTGACGGATATTTTTCTGTCAGCTCCAATGTAGACAATGAGACGATCAGCACACCTTTATTTGCAAACGTAAAGGTTAAGGATGCAATTGTGGACCGTATAAAGGAAAAAAAAGGTATGCGCCCTAATTCAGGTCCGGACAATAATAAAGCGGTTGTCCACTTGTACTGGAAAGATGACCGTGCTGAAATTTTTCTCGATACTTCAGGCGAGACACTGGCAAAACATGGCTACCGTAAGATCCCGGGAAAAGCGCCAATGCTGGAAGCTCTTGCAGCCTCAACAATTATTGCCTCCAAATGGGACGGTAATTCACCTTTTGTAAATCCGATGTGTGGATCCGGAACTTTAGCCATTGAGGCAGCACTGATAGCAACAAACAGAAAACCAGGGTTGCTGCGCATGAACTATTCATTTATGCATTTCATCGGTTATGATGAAACAGTTTTCTTCCAAGAGCGCCGACTACTCAAAGATCAGATCAATAAAAAAGCGGCTCCCCAAATTATTGCAAGCGATATTTCGGAAGAGGCAATCAACGTCTCAAAGATGAATGCAAGAACTGCTGGTGTGGAGCAATTAATTTCGTTTGAAGTATGCGATTTTGCCGAAACACACGTTCCTAAAGAAGGTGGTGTCATTTTATTCAATCCTGAATACGGTGAACGTTTGGGCACGCACAGCAAGCTAGAAATTACCTATAAGCGTATGGGGGATTTCATGAAACAGGAGTGCAAAGGTTATAGAGGCTATATATTTACAGGAAATCCAGATCTAGCAAAGAAAATCGGCCTACGCGCGTCCCGTCGCATAGAATTTTATAATGGTAAATTAGATTGTAGATTATTAGAATACGAATTATACGAGGGTACTCGCGAAAAAACAAAAGTATTGTATGAATAA
- a CDS encoding DUF3127 domain-containing protein, whose protein sequence is MEIRGKVHEIGATQQVTESFKKRDMIVAYAENPQFVEYIRFEATQDRTSIFDNLAIGEEVEVSFNLRGRPWTNKDGVTTYFNSLVAWRVTKLGNAAPAPSSPGYADMPAPVDLAGSSDDDDLPF, encoded by the coding sequence ATGGAAATTAGAGGAAAAGTACACGAGATAGGAGCGACACAACAAGTGACAGAATCATTCAAAAAACGCGATATGATTGTAGCTTATGCCGAAAACCCACAATTTGTTGAGTATATCCGTTTTGAAGCAACACAAGACAGAACGTCAATTTTTGATAACCTTGCAATTGGTGAAGAGGTAGAAGTATCTTTTAATCTTCGTGGTCGTCCTTGGACTAATAAAGATGGCGTAACAACTTATTTCAATTCATTGGTAGCATGGCGTGTTACAAAATTAGGTAATGCTGCTCCAGCTCCATCTTCTCCAGGTTATGCAGATATGCCTGCCCCTGTAGATTTGGCGGGTTCATCAGATGATGATGATCTACCATTTTAA
- a CDS encoding fumarate hydratase: MALAIGMFFFFTACKFNSDMQSEGAPFLQGEWVQDSIPGQQQMMQYTLTDFKFTCDSVYATMHVNNKVQTIPDSCYKNGSWTEHAKGIYVLRGDSIIVDGIYTKENGKQKISGCYLSGQYIPRFKVVYHAADSVVLESRLDQRQIILRKTKNITCVPQKRYQ; the protein is encoded by the coding sequence TTGGCACTTGCCATAGGTATGTTTTTCTTTTTTACAGCCTGCAAATTCAATTCGGATATGCAGAGTGAAGGTGCCCCCTTTTTACAGGGAGAATGGGTCCAAGACAGTATTCCTGGACAGCAGCAGATGATGCAATATACCTTGACCGACTTCAAGTTTACCTGTGACTCTGTTTACGCGACCATGCACGTCAACAATAAAGTACAAACCATACCAGATAGCTGTTACAAAAATGGCTCCTGGACAGAACATGCAAAAGGTATTTATGTATTACGCGGAGACTCCATCATTGTCGATGGTATCTATACCAAGGAAAATGGCAAACAGAAGATTTCAGGTTGCTATCTTTCCGGTCAGTATATCCCCCGCTTTAAAGTTGTTTATCATGCTGCAGATTCGGTGGTACTGGAAAGCAGGTTAGATCAACGTCAGATCATCTTAAGAAAGACTAAAAATATTACTTGCGTCCCTCAAAAAAGGTATCAATAA
- a CDS encoding copper resistance protein NlpE, whose amino-acid sequence MKLIVLFSCLAMISLSACNQTSKNSQHIAADSSAHETVAVDTAHTSQNSLDWAGTYEATIPCADCEGIKTNITLKNDNTFAIVSEYINKNTKVEDSGKVMWHDNGSVVHLTGKETNMKLKVGENKLIGLDQEGHAIEGPNAHLYIYNKVEGEKL is encoded by the coding sequence ATGAAATTAATTGTATTATTCTCTTGCTTAGCAATGATCTCGCTAAGTGCATGTAATCAAACCTCGAAAAATAGTCAGCATATAGCTGCAGATTCCTCGGCGCATGAGACTGTGGCCGTAGATACTGCCCATACATCGCAGAATTCGTTGGATTGGGCCGGTACTTATGAAGCTACTATTCCCTGTGCTGATTGTGAAGGCATCAAAACAAATATCACCTTAAAAAATGACAATACCTTTGCCATCGTCAGTGAATATATTAATAAAAATACCAAGGTCGAAGATAGTGGTAAAGTCATGTGGCACGACAACGGATCCGTTGTTCACCTCACAGGGAAGGAAACAAATATGAAACTGAAGGTGGGTGAAAACAAGCTAATTGGGCTGGATCAGGAAGGCCATGCGATTGAAGGCCCCAATGCGCATCTTTATATATACAATAAGGTAGAAGGCGAGAAATTGTAA